A genomic window from Brevibacillus agri includes:
- the dat gene encoding D-amino-acid transaminase — MLYVDGKWVEEGQAAVQPEDRGYNFGDGIYEVVRIYKGRLYQWDAHLTRLFRSAREIKLALPWSAEELTQLAKELLLKNNITEQDDATLYLQISRGAAPRIHDIPSGIKPVIMAFVRPKARPVEDLKKGWTAQLVEDIRWLRCDIKTLNLLGAVLVKQYAKDAGAQDSILHRNGIITECSSANLFAVKNGELYTHPADHLILHGITRQVVLDLAKANGIVAHETVFDIAFLKQADELFLTSTTAEIMPLVSVDGEAVGNGQPGPVTARLQALFEQHIHDSVLV, encoded by the coding sequence ATGCTATATGTCGATGGCAAATGGGTTGAAGAGGGGCAAGCGGCCGTTCAACCGGAAGATCGCGGTTACAACTTTGGGGACGGCATTTACGAAGTCGTACGAATCTACAAAGGGCGCCTGTATCAGTGGGACGCGCATCTGACGCGGCTGTTCCGCAGCGCCCGCGAGATCAAGCTTGCGCTGCCGTGGAGCGCTGAAGAGCTGACCCAGTTGGCCAAAGAACTGCTTTTGAAAAACAACATCACCGAGCAGGACGATGCGACTCTCTACTTGCAAATTTCTCGCGGCGCAGCTCCGCGCATTCACGATATCCCGAGCGGCATCAAGCCTGTCATCATGGCTTTTGTCCGCCCCAAAGCCCGACCTGTAGAGGACTTGAAAAAAGGCTGGACAGCCCAACTCGTCGAAGACATCCGCTGGCTGCGCTGTGACATCAAGACGCTGAACCTGCTGGGAGCCGTACTGGTCAAGCAGTACGCGAAGGACGCCGGAGCGCAAGATTCGATTTTGCACCGCAACGGCATCATTACAGAGTGCAGCTCGGCCAATCTGTTTGCGGTAAAAAACGGCGAGCTGTACACGCATCCGGCTGACCACTTGATCCTGCACGGCATTACCCGCCAGGTCGTCCTTGATCTGGCGAAGGCAAACGGCATCGTCGCCCACGAGACGGTTTTTGACATCGCCTTCCTGAAGCAAGCCGACGAGCTGTTCCTCACCAGCACGACAGCGGAAATCATGCCGCTTGTATCCGTCGATGGCGAGGCCGTTGGCAACGGACAGCCCGGTCCTGTCACAGCGAGGCTGCAAGCTTTGTTTGAACAGCACATTCACGACAGCGTGCTCGTCTAA
- a CDS encoding M28 family peptidase has translation MRSAGHYALGALLVWGSLLPLSFALPQAYANQARTGMDAELLYSHVERLAKTARPAATETEFAAGVYVENALRSYGYETALQPFYYHTYQKPASLSLAIEGWERSWAALPLTFGQNGAQTAELVDAGYGRAADFASGAARGKIALVKRGEIPFGEKVRQAAAAGAVAVIVWNDREGEWRASLGEPLDMSVPVIGLSREEGQLLRQRALKQPLRATVKVEGGVTRRHTAYNIIATKKPTEAATGQRVLILAHHDSAASSPGANDNASGVAVMLEVARKLSESQLDTEVQLVSFGAVTAGQRGQRAFSESLTEQDRQKIVAAYYVDAVGRSGDVTAFAGRREAVLATGLLAEAGAQQSALEVARAEQQRELAPLTVAGIPAVLVTRQKAAGEADRAGDVPATIEKEQLAEAAQMIFSAVGNITDTATPAYPIRSGQTTGQGEPEEDFQ, from the coding sequence ATGCGATCCGCCGGTCATTACGCACTAGGAGCACTGCTTGTTTGGGGAAGCCTGTTGCCGCTGTCTTTCGCGCTGCCGCAGGCATATGCGAATCAGGCGCGCACAGGGATGGATGCCGAGCTGTTGTACAGCCATGTGGAGCGCCTGGCGAAAACAGCGAGACCAGCCGCGACCGAGACGGAATTTGCCGCAGGGGTATATGTGGAGAATGCCTTGCGCTCATACGGTTATGAGACTGCCTTGCAGCCTTTTTATTATCATACGTACCAAAAGCCCGCGAGCCTGTCTCTGGCGATCGAAGGCTGGGAGCGGAGCTGGGCGGCGCTGCCATTGACGTTTGGACAAAACGGCGCGCAGACGGCAGAGTTGGTCGATGCGGGCTATGGCCGGGCCGCTGATTTTGCCAGCGGCGCGGCGAGGGGGAAAATTGCACTGGTCAAGCGCGGGGAAATTCCGTTTGGCGAAAAGGTCAGACAGGCCGCTGCCGCCGGAGCCGTAGCGGTCATCGTCTGGAACGATCGCGAGGGGGAATGGCGGGCGTCGCTGGGCGAGCCGCTGGACATGTCAGTTCCGGTCATCGGCCTGTCGCGGGAGGAAGGGCAACTGCTCCGGCAGCGGGCGCTGAAACAGCCGCTGAGAGCCACTGTGAAGGTCGAGGGCGGCGTGACAAGGCGGCATACTGCCTACAACATCATCGCGACGAAAAAGCCGACAGAGGCGGCAACAGGCCAGCGCGTGCTCATCCTCGCCCACCACGATTCAGCCGCTTCGTCGCCAGGGGCTAATGACAATGCCTCCGGCGTGGCAGTCATGCTTGAGGTCGCCCGCAAGCTGTCCGAGAGCCAGCTCGATACCGAGGTGCAACTGGTCAGCTTTGGCGCCGTGACAGCGGGCCAGCGCGGGCAGCGGGCCTTTAGCGAATCGCTGACCGAGCAGGACAGGCAAAAAATCGTCGCCGCCTACTACGTCGATGCGGTGGGGCGGAGCGGAGACGTAACGGCCTTCGCCGGGCGCCGGGAAGCCGTTCTGGCGACTGGCTTGCTGGCGGAAGCGGGAGCACAGCAGTCTGCGCTGGAAGTCGCGCGTGCAGAGCAGCAAAGGGAGCTTGCGCCGTTGACCGTGGCAGGCATTCCCGCTGTGCTCGTCACGCGGCAAAAAGCGGCGGGTGAGGCAGACAGAGCGGGAGATGTGCCCGCCACTATAGAAAAAGAGCAGCTCGCCGAAGCGGCGCAAATGATTTTTTCCGCGGTCGGAAACATAACGGACACGGCGACTCCGGCCTATCCGATCCGGTCAGGACAGACGACCGGACAGGGCGAGCCGGAGGAAGATTTTCAGTAG
- a CDS encoding lipoate--protein ligase family protein — translation MEQWRYIVTEAMSPAMNMAVDEAILQLHSEGKVPPTVRFYTWDPATLSIGYFQKAIREINLEEVQKRGLGFVRRATGGRAVLHDQELTYSVIVSEEHPRMPSGVTEAYKIISLGLLHGFQNLGLAAEMVSLASEEEKEKYTSPGSSACFDSPSWYELVVEGKKVAGSAQTRQKGVILQHGSILLDMDVELLFSLLHFPSDRVKQRMMDSFRQKAVTINEVSPRPVSLQEAIEAFSKGFATGLEVELVPSALTDEELALAEELARTRYATDEWNLRR, via the coding sequence ATGGAACAGTGGCGCTATATCGTGACGGAAGCGATGTCTCCGGCGATGAACATGGCTGTGGACGAGGCGATTTTGCAGTTGCACAGCGAGGGCAAGGTGCCCCCGACCGTTCGCTTTTACACGTGGGACCCGGCTACTTTGTCGATTGGCTATTTTCAAAAGGCGATCAGGGAAATCAATCTGGAGGAAGTGCAAAAGCGCGGGCTGGGCTTTGTCCGCCGCGCGACAGGAGGACGTGCCGTTTTGCACGATCAGGAGCTGACCTACAGCGTGATCGTGTCGGAGGAGCATCCGCGGATGCCGTCCGGCGTCACCGAGGCGTACAAAATCATCAGTCTCGGCCTTTTGCACGGCTTTCAAAACCTCGGCCTGGCAGCAGAGATGGTGTCGCTTGCGAGCGAGGAGGAAAAAGAAAAGTACACCTCTCCAGGCTCGTCCGCTTGCTTCGACTCGCCATCGTGGTATGAGCTGGTCGTGGAAGGGAAAAAGGTCGCAGGCAGCGCGCAGACGCGCCAAAAGGGCGTCATCCTCCAGCACGGCTCCATTTTGCTCGACATGGACGTCGAATTGCTGTTCTCGCTGCTGCACTTCCCGTCGGACCGCGTCAAGCAGCGGATGATGGACAGCTTCCGCCAAAAAGCGGTGACGATCAACGAGGTAAGCCCGCGGCCTGTGAGCTTGCAGGAAGCGATTGAAGCGTTTTCCAAAGGCTTCGCCACCGGACTGGAAGTGGAGCTGGTGCCGTCCGCGTTGACAGACGAGGAACTGGCATTGGCGGAGGAGCTCGCCCGGACGCGCTATGCGACGGATGAGTGGAATTTGCGCCGCTAG
- the mntR gene encoding transcriptional regulator MntR gives MPTPSMEDYLERIYSLIEEKGYARVSDIAEALEVHPSSVTKMVQKLDKDKYLVYEKYRGLVLTPKGKKIGKRLVDRHSLLEEFMRVIGVDEEHIYQDVEGIEHHLSWESITCLEYLVQYFQADPNRMEELRRIRLEEEQKEE, from the coding sequence ATGCCGACGCCGAGTATGGAAGACTATTTGGAACGTATTTACAGCTTAATTGAAGAAAAGGGCTATGCTCGTGTCTCCGATATTGCTGAAGCGTTGGAAGTACATCCCTCTTCGGTCACGAAAATGGTTCAAAAGCTGGATAAAGACAAATATCTCGTGTATGAAAAATACCGTGGCCTCGTGTTGACGCCCAAAGGGAAAAAGATCGGGAAGCGTCTGGTGGATCGCCACAGCCTGCTCGAAGAGTTCATGCGGGTCATTGGCGTTGACGAAGAGCACATTTACCAGGATGTCGAAGGGATCGAACACCACTTGAGCTGGGAATCCATTACTTGTCTGGAATATCTTGTGCAATACTTTCAGGCTGACCCGAACCGGATGGAGGAGCTTCGCCGGATTCGGCTGGAAGAGGAGCAAAAAGAAGAATAG
- the gcvPB gene encoding aminomethyl-transferring glycine dehydrogenase subunit GcvPB: MRNDQEKALIFEMSKPGRVGYNLPALDVPEVEVASLLPKHLIRETPAELPEVSELQLVRHYTELSRRNHGVDNGFYPLGSCTMKYNPKINEDVARYPGFAQTHPYQPEETVQGALELLYNLQEELAEITGMDAVTLQPAAGAAGEWTGLMMIRAYHESRGEGHRTKVIVPNSAHGTNPASAAVAGLDTVTIASDERGLVDIQALRDAVGPDTAALMLTNPNTLGLFEEDIVEMAKIVHEAGGLLYYDGANANAILGIARPGDMGFDVVHLNLHKTFTGPHGGGGPGAGPVGVKKILEPFLPTPIVAKKEDGSFYWDSNRPASIGRVKGYNGNFGILVRAHSYIRTMGPEGLLQVSQNAVLSANYMMRRLATAYHLPYDRVCKHEFVLSGVIQKKLGVRTLDIAKRLLDFGYHPPTIYFPLIVDECLMIEPTETETKETLDEFIDVMLQIARECEETPELVQEAPHTTVVKRLDEATAARKPILRYQPQAQ; this comes from the coding sequence GTGCGTAACGACCAGGAAAAAGCACTGATTTTTGAAATGAGCAAACCGGGCCGTGTGGGCTACAATCTGCCGGCATTGGATGTACCAGAGGTAGAGGTGGCAAGCCTGCTGCCGAAGCACCTCATCCGCGAAACTCCTGCTGAACTGCCGGAAGTATCCGAGCTGCAGTTGGTTCGTCACTACACCGAATTGTCCCGTCGCAACCACGGGGTAGACAACGGCTTCTACCCGCTCGGTTCTTGCACGATGAAATACAACCCGAAAATCAACGAAGACGTTGCCCGCTACCCAGGCTTCGCGCAGACGCACCCGTACCAGCCGGAAGAAACCGTACAAGGCGCACTGGAGCTTTTGTACAACCTGCAAGAAGAGCTGGCTGAAATCACCGGAATGGACGCAGTTACGCTGCAACCGGCTGCGGGGGCAGCAGGCGAGTGGACAGGTCTGATGATGATCCGCGCGTACCACGAGAGCCGCGGCGAAGGCCACCGCACAAAAGTCATCGTGCCAAACTCCGCGCACGGTACGAACCCGGCTTCTGCAGCGGTAGCAGGACTGGACACCGTCACGATTGCCTCTGACGAGCGCGGCCTGGTCGATATTCAGGCGCTGCGCGATGCCGTAGGCCCTGATACAGCGGCACTCATGCTGACCAACCCGAACACGCTCGGTCTGTTCGAGGAAGACATCGTGGAAATGGCGAAAATCGTCCACGAAGCAGGCGGCCTCTTGTATTACGATGGAGCGAACGCGAATGCGATCCTCGGCATTGCCCGTCCAGGCGACATGGGCTTCGACGTGGTGCATCTCAACTTGCACAAAACGTTTACAGGCCCTCACGGCGGCGGCGGACCAGGTGCTGGCCCTGTCGGCGTGAAAAAGATTCTCGAACCGTTTTTGCCAACGCCGATCGTGGCGAAAAAAGAAGACGGCAGCTTCTACTGGGACAGCAACCGTCCGGCTTCCATCGGCCGCGTAAAAGGCTACAACGGAAACTTCGGCATCCTCGTGCGCGCTCACAGCTACATCCGCACCATGGGTCCGGAAGGCTTGCTGCAAGTGTCGCAAAATGCGGTGCTCAGCGCGAACTACATGATGCGCCGTCTGGCTACGGCTTACCATCTGCCGTATGACCGCGTCTGCAAGCATGAGTTTGTTTTGTCTGGCGTGATCCAGAAAAAGCTGGGCGTACGCACGCTCGACATCGCCAAACGCTTGCTCGACTTCGGTTATCACCCGCCAACTATCTACTTCCCGCTGATTGTCGACGAGTGCCTGATGATTGAGCCAACCGAAACCGAAACGAAAGAAACGCTCGACGAGTTCATCGACGTTATGCTGCAAATTGCCCGCGAGTGCGAGGAAACGCCTGAGCTTGTACAGGAAGCGCCGCATACAACCGTGGTCAAACGTCTGGACGAAGCGACAGCGGCGCGCAAGCCGATTCTGCGCTACCAGCCGCAAGCACAATAG
- a CDS encoding undecaprenyldiphospho-muramoylpentapeptide beta-N-acetylglucosaminyltransferase, with the protein MNKRIVFTGGGSAGHVTVNLALIPRFLQQGWEVAYIGSTTGIERELVSRLDGVRYIGIATGKLRRYFDWKNFTDPLRVGKGAWQAYRFLAAWKPAVVFSKGGFVSVPVVFGAWLNGLPVVLHESDLTPGLANRLSLPFAAKVCATFPDTLQHLPKGKGTHVGAIVRDELKTGRKEAGLALCGFSPDKPVLLVMGGSLGARRLNEAVRGTLDALTKRFSVVHICGKNQLDNSLKRDGYRQFEYVQDELPDLLAMTDLVVSRAGSNAIYEFLQLQKPMLLVPLSRAASRGDQILNARSFEQQGFCEVLEEEALSADSLIRALDRLQQKRPAITEKLRAASEKQQDALAQVMAIIEETAR; encoded by the coding sequence ATGAACAAACGGATCGTATTTACAGGCGGCGGCTCCGCGGGGCACGTCACCGTCAACCTCGCGCTCATCCCGCGTTTTTTGCAGCAAGGCTGGGAGGTCGCCTACATCGGCTCGACGACAGGGATCGAGCGGGAGCTGGTCAGCAGGCTCGACGGCGTGCGCTACATCGGCATTGCGACAGGCAAGCTGCGCCGTTATTTCGACTGGAAAAACTTCACCGACCCGCTGCGCGTAGGCAAAGGCGCCTGGCAAGCTTACCGCTTTCTCGCAGCCTGGAAGCCGGCTGTCGTCTTTTCCAAAGGAGGATTCGTCTCCGTGCCCGTCGTCTTTGGCGCCTGGCTGAATGGGCTGCCTGTCGTCCTGCACGAGTCCGATCTGACGCCGGGACTCGCCAACAGGCTGTCGCTGCCTTTTGCCGCTAAAGTGTGCGCGACGTTTCCCGATACGCTCCAGCATTTGCCCAAGGGCAAAGGGACACATGTAGGGGCGATCGTTCGCGACGAGCTGAAAACAGGCCGGAAGGAAGCGGGGCTTGCGCTGTGCGGCTTTTCCCCGGACAAACCGGTGCTGCTCGTCATGGGCGGCAGCCTGGGGGCGAGGCGGTTGAACGAAGCCGTTCGCGGCACGCTCGACGCGTTGACCAAGCGTTTTTCTGTCGTGCACATTTGCGGCAAAAATCAGTTGGACAACAGCCTGAAGCGGGACGGTTATCGGCAATTCGAGTACGTCCAGGACGAGCTGCCTGACCTGTTGGCGATGACCGACCTCGTCGTCTCGCGCGCAGGCTCCAATGCGATTTACGAGTTTTTGCAACTGCAAAAGCCGATGCTTCTCGTGCCGTTGTCGCGGGCGGCGAGCAGGGGAGACCAGATATTGAACGCCCGCTCTTTTGAGCAGCAAGGCTTTTGCGAGGTGCTCGAAGAGGAAGCGTTGAGCGCAGACAGCCTGATCCGGGCGCTGGACCGTTTGCAGCAAAAGCGTCCGGCGATTACGGAGAAGCTGCGCGCCGCAAGCGAAAAGCAGCAGGACGCGCTGGCGCAGGTCATGGCGATCATCGAGGAGACGGCTCGTTGA
- a CDS encoding membrane protein, giving the protein MDKVAWQIAILFAGSALGGHYLGGYEWLRFFTYFGSWGTIGIVLASLGIGWLSLQLLGFCHRHHIRSLYELYLRLFGEAFASSLSVITHLFLLGYVGVMLGQQSASLIAGLSPIWVLLLSLIVTISFLFKRWQWIFTGTGICLVAGLLFFGLLFLRQPHVPIPNLGYQMNGNWLIHAVFFLALHFLLTLAVLLPFAGRASQPQSFRLGLGVGTVAVSLFWLLGQAVLLSHWHDIHASLLPVKLISVQLLSGGELVFALLALIQGGVLSALLLYSLAHPVTERHQLQMAPLLLVMLLAVSLFAVLSIVLPWSVSVVASGATYCGLFLIVWFVWKRQT; this is encoded by the coding sequence ATGGACAAAGTCGCTTGGCAAATCGCCATTCTTTTTGCCGGGTCCGCACTCGGAGGACACTATCTGGGCGGTTATGAGTGGCTCCGTTTCTTCACCTATTTCGGCTCCTGGGGGACAATCGGCATCGTGCTCGCTAGTCTTGGGATCGGGTGGCTCAGCCTGCAACTGTTGGGCTTTTGCCACCGCCATCATATCCGCTCGCTCTATGAGCTTTACCTGCGCCTGTTCGGCGAAGCGTTTGCTTCCAGCCTGTCGGTCATCACGCATCTGTTCCTGCTTGGGTATGTCGGCGTCATGCTCGGCCAGCAGTCCGCATCTCTCATTGCAGGGCTGTCTCCGATCTGGGTCCTCTTATTGTCCCTCATCGTCACGATCAGCTTTCTGTTCAAGCGCTGGCAATGGATTTTCACTGGGACGGGAATATGCCTCGTGGCCGGTCTGTTGTTTTTCGGCTTGCTTTTTTTGCGGCAGCCACATGTCCCGATTCCGAATCTCGGCTATCAAATGAATGGAAACTGGCTCATTCACGCCGTTTTTTTCCTGGCTCTGCACTTTTTGCTTACGCTCGCTGTACTGCTGCCCTTCGCGGGACGGGCAAGCCAGCCCCAATCGTTTCGGCTCGGGCTTGGCGTCGGTACGGTTGCCGTCTCTCTGTTTTGGCTGCTCGGTCAAGCTGTTTTGCTCTCCCACTGGCATGATATTCACGCCTCGCTCTTGCCGGTAAAGCTGATTTCCGTACAGCTTCTGTCCGGCGGCGAACTTGTTTTCGCGCTGCTCGCGCTGATTCAGGGAGGGGTGCTGTCAGCCTTGTTGCTCTATTCGCTCGCCCACCCTGTCACAGAGCGCCACCAGTTGCAAATGGCGCCGCTGCTCTTGGTCATGCTGCTTGCGGTCAGCCTGTTTGCCGTCCTGTCGATCGTTCTTCCGTGGAGCGTCTCTGTCGTGGCGAGCGGAGCCACCTACTGCGGCTTATTTTTGATCGTCTGGTTCGTCTGGAAGCGTCAGACCTGA
- a CDS encoding PAS domain-containing sensor histidine kinase yields the protein MLSLTLIIGWIPVSVLLLRHYPERIDLWSFFSLNLLYALLLTIPCYRMYKQAREGGQHTREQEELARLRRELDKAKELLDAFLQQTPDAVSILDLDGKFIHVNQASVEQFGYSTSDLLGKTIPCVPEEYRAEMEHYHAEVLRGKAIVGYETVRRHQNGSLMHVSLSYGPVLDKQGRVTGIICCSRDITQRKQIEQELQESQAHFRLITENMSEMIYLVKRDGSVAYVSNAHATFLGYSCEEMTRMGPAVIHMIIHPEDQKRVTELFKQCWRKEEEATTFYRLKHSQGHWVNVESRFKPVGNSDGVGDSMLIVSRDVSEITKTKEMLRQSDKLSAIGQLAAGIAHEIRNPLTSLRGFIQLLDASVGGAQRNYCQIMLSELDRINLIVSELLVLAKPQAVRFQPKDLSELIRNVLSLLESQANLKNIQMHASIDEQLPLISCEENQIKQVLLNLCKNAMEALPDGGEIYVKGQQVSAEHIQISIRDNGCGIDPERIPRMGEPFYTTKENGTGLGLMVSQRILEDHGGSLQIESERQKGTTVSIVLPVCVKSASQV from the coding sequence ATGCTTTCGTTAACACTCATCATCGGCTGGATTCCAGTCAGCGTACTGTTGCTGCGCCACTATCCCGAGAGAATTGATTTGTGGTCTTTCTTTTCGCTGAATTTACTGTACGCGCTGCTGCTGACGATTCCGTGCTACCGCATGTACAAACAGGCGAGGGAAGGAGGGCAGCACACGCGGGAACAGGAAGAGCTGGCGCGGCTGAGAAGAGAGCTGGATAAAGCCAAGGAGCTACTTGATGCATTTTTGCAGCAGACTCCGGATGCAGTCTCGATTCTGGATCTGGACGGAAAATTCATTCACGTGAACCAGGCGTCCGTGGAACAGTTCGGCTACAGTACGTCTGACCTGCTCGGCAAAACGATTCCGTGTGTGCCCGAAGAATATCGCGCGGAGATGGAGCATTACCATGCGGAAGTTTTGCGGGGAAAGGCGATTGTCGGCTATGAAACAGTCCGTCGGCACCAGAACGGCTCGCTCATGCATGTCTCGCTGTCGTACGGCCCTGTTTTGGACAAGCAGGGACGAGTAACAGGGATCATTTGCTGCTCCCGGGACATTACCCAGCGAAAACAGATCGAACAGGAGTTGCAGGAGAGCCAGGCCCATTTTCGCCTGATTACGGAAAACATGAGCGAAATGATCTATTTGGTAAAGCGGGACGGAAGCGTCGCGTATGTGTCCAATGCGCACGCGACGTTTTTGGGGTATTCGTGCGAGGAAATGACCAGAATGGGTCCTGCCGTCATACATATGATTATTCATCCGGAAGACCAGAAGAGAGTCACCGAGCTTTTCAAACAGTGCTGGCGCAAGGAAGAGGAAGCGACGACCTTTTATCGGCTGAAGCACAGCCAGGGGCATTGGGTCAATGTGGAGTCGCGCTTCAAACCTGTGGGCAACAGTGACGGAGTGGGCGACAGCATGCTGATCGTCTCGCGCGATGTGTCTGAGATCACGAAGACAAAAGAGATGCTGCGCCAATCAGACAAGCTGTCTGCCATCGGCCAGTTGGCGGCAGGCATTGCGCACGAGATCCGCAATCCGCTGACGTCGCTGCGCGGATTTATCCAGTTGCTCGACGCTTCGGTGGGAGGCGCGCAGCGCAACTACTGCCAGATCATGCTCTCTGAGCTGGACCGGATCAATCTGATTGTCAGCGAGCTGTTGGTTTTGGCCAAGCCGCAAGCGGTGCGTTTTCAGCCAAAAGATTTGTCCGAGCTGATTCGCAATGTGCTCTCGCTTCTGGAAAGCCAGGCCAATTTGAAAAACATCCAGATGCACGCTTCGATTGACGAGCAATTGCCGCTTATTTCGTGTGAGGAAAATCAGATCAAGCAAGTGCTGCTCAATCTATGCAAAAATGCGATGGAGGCGCTCCCCGACGGAGGCGAGATTTACGTGAAGGGCCAGCAGGTGAGCGCGGAGCACATTCAGATCAGCATCAGGGACAACGGCTGCGGAATTGATCCCGAGCGCATCCCGCGTATGGGCGAGCCTTTTTACACGACGAAGGAAAACGGAACGGGCCTCGGCCTGATGGTCAGCCAGCGGATTTTGGAGGACCATGGCGGAAGCCTGCAAATTGAAAGCGAGCGGCAGAAAGGAACGACGGTCAGCATCGTGCTGCCGGTATGCGTGAAAAGCGCAAGTCAGGTCTGA
- a CDS encoding NADPH-dependent FMN reductase, which produces MKIVGIAGSMNKSSTTKQAVAIVLDAAKAAGADIEMIHLADWKLPIYDDREDASTYPEVVHRFVQKISEADGLVIGSPEYHGTMTGALKNALDFLEGRHLRDKQVALVGVAGGSMGATNTVNTLQLIMRNLHAWPLPASPSIPSAYNAFTPEGKLKDERLQARMETLGQQLVEFVNLMNQKAEKQLQ; this is translated from the coding sequence ATGAAAATTGTAGGAATCGCAGGAAGCATGAACAAGAGCTCCACGACGAAGCAAGCGGTAGCGATTGTACTCGATGCAGCGAAGGCTGCAGGTGCTGATATTGAAATGATTCACCTGGCAGACTGGAAGCTGCCGATTTACGACGATCGGGAAGACGCGTCGACATATCCGGAAGTAGTCCATCGCTTCGTGCAAAAAATTTCCGAAGCGGATGGCCTCGTGATCGGTTCGCCTGAGTATCACGGGACGATGACCGGGGCATTGAAAAATGCGCTCGACTTTTTGGAAGGCCGCCATCTGCGCGATAAGCAGGTAGCGTTGGTTGGCGTCGCCGGAGGAAGCATGGGAGCTACCAACACCGTCAACACGCTGCAACTGATTATGCGCAATCTGCACGCATGGCCGCTGCCAGCCAGCCCGAGCATTCCGAGCGCGTACAACGCCTTCACGCCGGAAGGCAAGCTGAAAGACGAGCGCTTGCAGGCGCGGATGGAGACGCTTGGCCAGCAATTGGTTGAATTTGTCAATTTGATGAACCAGAAAGCAGAAAAACAATTACAATAG
- a CDS encoding patatin-like phospholipase family protein — translation MKADAVFEGGGVKGIAFIGALRVMEENGYVWEKLAGTSAGSIVAALLSAGYNSQELKPIFDELDYLHFLHRAGIGRLPLIGPIYELIVREGVFRADRIELFIEELLLRKGVRTFGDLPPGKLKIVASDVTAQKMAVLPDDLPRYGIDPDSFSVAKAVRMSSSIPFFFQPAQLKSGNDTHYIVDGALLSNYPVWLFDVPGIPQWPTIGFRLSDDQDKREQKKITGLFSFSRGLLATMLDAHDRLYVDKAHAVRTVFIHTLGVRTTQFQLSKEMRERLYASGEAAAQQFLQRWDFEEYVKVFRFSSPKHLV, via the coding sequence TTGAAGGCGGACGCGGTTTTTGAAGGCGGAGGCGTAAAAGGGATCGCTTTTATCGGCGCCTTGCGAGTCATGGAGGAAAACGGATATGTGTGGGAGAAGCTGGCCGGCACGTCGGCAGGCTCGATCGTGGCCGCCCTGCTCAGCGCAGGGTACAACAGCCAGGAGCTGAAGCCGATTTTTGACGAGCTGGATTACCTTCACTTTTTGCATCGGGCGGGGATCGGCAGGCTTCCGCTCATCGGGCCGATTTACGAGCTGATCGTGCGGGAAGGGGTGTTTCGCGCCGACCGAATCGAGCTGTTCATTGAAGAGTTGCTGCTGCGAAAAGGAGTGCGCACCTTTGGCGATTTGCCGCCTGGAAAGCTGAAAATCGTCGCTTCCGATGTCACTGCGCAGAAAATGGCGGTGCTGCCTGACGATCTTCCGCGCTACGGCATTGATCCGGACAGCTTTTCGGTTGCCAAAGCGGTGCGCATGTCTTCCTCGATTCCGTTTTTCTTTCAGCCGGCCCAGTTGAAAAGCGGCAACGACACGCACTATATCGTGGACGGAGCGCTGCTGAGCAACTATCCGGTCTGGCTGTTCGACGTGCCGGGGATCCCGCAGTGGCCGACGATCGGGTTCCGGCTCTCGGACGACCAGGACAAACGGGAGCAGAAAAAGATCACCGGCTTGTTTTCCTTTTCCCGCGGATTGTTGGCGACGATGCTCGATGCCCACGACAGGCTGTACGTCGACAAAGCGCACGCGGTCCGGACGGTGTTCATTCATACGCTCGGCGTGCGGACCACGCAATTTCAGTTGTCCAAAGAGATGCGCGAGCGGCTGTACGCATCGGGAGAAGCGGCAGCCCAGCAGTTTTTGCAGCGCTGGGATTTCGAAGAATACGTCAAAGTCTTTCGCTTTTCGTCCCCGAAACACCTGGTCTAG